One Pseudodesulfovibrio sp. S3 DNA window includes the following coding sequences:
- a CDS encoding ComF family protein: MLRTALSLARRLGLTAVRCPVCGMVLADQGQLLCTLCAERLPLRTGGFCPTCGLMHGQEDAPPSQCPDCRLNPPPWDAMHFHGQYAGLMRELIISYKFGNRFGHTRLLAAMAAQTFHKRQARVPDVIIPVPLHHRRLLWRGFNQSLEVSRSLSRNIGKPVLGNGLTRTRHTPPQTRLGLKERQVNIKDAFYAAPEQVKDKRVLLVDDVYTTGATLRECARTLMRAGAGGVDVLVLARALQEPT, from the coding sequence ATGCTTCGAACGGCCCTGTCCCTTGCCCGCAGGCTCGGCCTGACCGCTGTGCGCTGCCCTGTCTGCGGCATGGTCCTGGCCGATCAGGGTCAGCTCCTCTGCACCCTGTGTGCTGAACGGCTTCCGCTCCGCACCGGCGGTTTCTGCCCCACCTGCGGCCTCATGCACGGACAGGAGGACGCCCCGCCCTCCCAGTGCCCGGATTGCCGTCTGAACCCGCCGCCATGGGACGCCATGCATTTCCACGGACAGTATGCCGGGCTCATGCGCGAGCTGATCATCTCCTACAAATTCGGCAACCGTTTCGGCCACACCCGCCTGCTGGCGGCCATGGCTGCCCAAACCTTCCACAAGAGGCAGGCCCGAGTTCCCGACGTCATTATCCCGGTGCCGCTGCACCATCGGCGGCTGTTGTGGCGGGGGTTCAACCAAAGCCTGGAGGTATCCCGCAGCCTTTCGCGGAACATCGGCAAGCCGGTCCTGGGAAACGGACTGACGCGCACGCGGCACACGCCGCCCCAGACGCGCCTCGGGCTCAAGGAGCGTCAGGTCAACATCAAGGACGCCTTTTACGCGGCCCCTGAACAGGTCAAAGACAAGCGCGTGCTGCTTGTTGACGACGTCTACACCACCGGAGCCACCCTGCGGGAATGCGCACGCACGCTGATGCGAGCCGGAGCCGGCGGCGTGGACGTATTGGTCCTGGCTCGCGCCCTGCAGGAGCCGACATGA
- the rplU gene encoding 50S ribosomal protein L21: MFAIIETGGKQYRVEEGLELNVDLIKADAGNALSIDSVLLVDKDGDTKIGAPYIEGAAVECEVLGHTRGEKIVVFHKLSKKDARKTQGHRQDYTQLKVKSIKA; the protein is encoded by the coding sequence ATGTTTGCTATCATCGAGACCGGCGGGAAACAATACCGCGTTGAAGAAGGTCTTGAACTTAATGTAGATTTGATCAAGGCAGATGCCGGCAATGCGCTGAGCATCGATTCCGTTCTCCTGGTTGACAAGGACGGCGACACCAAGATCGGCGCACCTTACATCGAAGGTGCAGCGGTCGAGTGCGAAGTTCTGGGCCACACCCGCGGCGAAAAAATCGTGGTCTTTCACAAGCTGTCCAAAAAGGACGCTCGCAAGACCCAGGGTCACCGCCAGGATTACACCCAACTGAAAGTCAAGTCCATCAAGGCCTAG
- the rpmA gene encoding 50S ribosomal protein L27 yields the protein MAHKKAGGSSRNGRDSAGQRRGVKRFGGQEVLAGNILVRQLGTKFHPGDGVGMGKDFTLFALIDGFVKFEKYTRKKVVKTRVCVTPAEA from the coding sequence ATGGCTCATAAGAAAGCTGGTGGTAGTTCCAGAAACGGTCGCGACAGCGCCGGTCAACGGCGTGGCGTGAAGCGTTTCGGTGGTCAGGAAGTTCTGGCTGGCAACATTCTCGTTCGTCAGCTCGGCACCAAATTTCACCCTGGCGACGGCGTCGGCATGGGCAAGGATTTCACCTTGTTCGCCCTGATCGACGGCTTCGTCAAATTCGAGAAGTACACCCGCAAAAAGGTCGTCAAGACCCGCGTGTGTGTAACGCCCGCCGAGGCCTAG